TTCTTGGAGACCTGCCGGATATGGGTGTGGAAATAAGGCGATTCGACCAGTCCCAGCTTGAAGGTCTTGAAAGTCTGGTTGACGATAATACTGGAATTGTCTATGTTGAATCCATGACAAATCCTAATTTGATTCTCTCCGATATCCAGAGAATATCACACATTACAAGCAGGAGTAGAGCTCTACTTGCAGTAGATAATACCTTCTTGTCACCTTACAATTTCAGACCCCTTGAGTACGGAGCAGACATCGATGTCCAAAGCCTCTCGAAATACGTGAACGGTCATTCAGATGTTATTGCTGGATTTGCAGCTTTCAGAAACAGAGAGCTGGAAACACGTGCAAGGAAGAAAATGATCAAGCTGGGCACAAACGGGGCTCCTTTCGAAGCTTTTCTTGTATGCCGAGGAGTCAAGACACTTGGACTCCGGATGGAACTGCACAACAATAACGCAAAAGAGATAGCTCTTTTTCTTTCAAAGAGTCCGAAGGTTAGTCTGGTTTCTCACCCATCTTTAAAAAGTGCCGTCCCAAACTGTTTCGCCGACTGCAAGGGGTTCGGAGGTGTCGTTTATCTCGAAGTGAAGGATCTAAAGACGGCAAAGGAGTTCATAAGGAAGAGCGAGCTCTTTCTTGAAGCTACAAGTTTGGCCGGAGTCGAGTCTCTAGCAACGATTCCGGTTCTTACAAGTCATTCTTCATTCACAAGCGAGCAGTTATGTGAGGTAGGACTTTCTGAAGGAGGAGTAAGACTCTCTGTAGGCATTGAGAACATTGAGGATCTTCTTGCAGATCTGGACAGTGTGTTGAAGGAAATCTGAAACCTGTTAGCCATAAACTCGGTTCTCCTTTGTGAAGGAAGATGTTCCATGCAAATGCTAGAAACTGAGCGTCTGAGAGAGTATCAAAAACACACAATCAGAATTGATAGCGTAAACGGCTTTCCCACTGGTACCAATGGTGAGACAATGATTCAACTTGTTTTTGCACTGGCCTATAATTGAAAGCAAAGCTGTGAGGTGATCTAGAGTGCTTAAAATAAGAGTTGAGAGCATCAAAGAGTTGATTCTTGCCGGCGGGAGAGAATTCAAGATAGAGAAAGAAGACCTGAGCGTTGACTATGCCTTCTCCAGTCTTCCCGATTCATCTGCTGTTCTTGTTCAAGTTACGATTCGAAACGTGAGCGATACTCCACTGAGAGTTGGGAAGGTAGATCTGATTGAAATTCAAGACGTCAGTGAACCTGTTTATTATAACAATTGGCAGTCCTGGTTTCCCTTCAAGGCCTACTGGGAACAACCTTTAGTGGAACCTCTAGTTCAATTTGCCGATTCACAGGGGATCAGCCTTCTTGCAGCTACCCCTATTCCGGAAATCTTGAGAGAGGGGTTTAGACCGAGCGACTACTTTATCGCCACAGATGAACTTCTGGTGGGTTTCGTCTCCAATGAATTTTCTCATCAGTACTTCCTATGGAACGATGAATCTTCAAGCATTAAGGGTGTTGCAGATCTCTTTGGGACCAGATTACTGCCTGGGGAATCGATTGAACTGGAGACAATGGCCATATATGGCAGTAACACTCTCTGGGAAATGCTTGAAGAGTATGCAGACTTGATAAATAAGAAGAACTCAGTAGAATTCAGAGAGTTTGAAGGGATCGGATGGTGCAGCTGGTACCACTATTTCACAGAGATCACTTTCGAGGAGCTGTCTAAGAATGTGAGACTCCTTGCAGAAATCAGAAAGCGCGAGAAGATAGATTACAGGCTTGTTCAACTGGATGACGGCTATCAAGAAGACATAGGTGATTGGCTTCAAACCAACTCCAAGTTTCCCGAATTGAAGGAAATTGCGTCGGAAATCAAGAGAGAAGGGTTCATGGCAGGACTTTGGATAGCGCCCTTTTCCGCTTCTGAGACTTCCAGACTGTTCAATGAGCACAGAAATTGGTTTGTTAGAAACGATGATGAAAGCCCCAAAGTCGCTTACAGAAACTGGGGGAAACGGATATTCGCACTTGACAGCACGAACCCCGAAGCCTTGACTTATCTAAAAAACTTGATAAAGTCGATTAGAGATTCTGGCTTTGATTACTTGAAGATAGATTTCCTCTTCGCGGGTGCCATCCCGGGAAGGAGGTTTGATGAAAGCGTTAGTCCCGTCGAAGCCTACAGAACAGGCATGCGGATGATCAGAGACGCTGCTGGAGAGGATTGCTTCATTCTTGGTTGTGGGGCGCCGCTCCTCCCTTCAGTTGGTTTTGTCGACGGAATGAGGATAGGATCAGATACTGCGCCTCATTGGAACGGTGAACCCATGGATATCGGGGTTCCCAGCGCAAGATTCTGCTTGAGGAACGCATACACAAGATCTTTCATGCACCGAAGACTGTGGCTCAACGATCCTGATACGATAATCCTCAGAGACTGCGACCTCACCGAAGATGAAAAGAGAATCTTTGCTCTGTCGGTGGGATTGCTTGACGGAATGATGCTCAATAGCGATGACATGGCGCGAGTAGACAAAAATGGAATAGAGCTGCTAAGAGAAGCGATATCGCTTAGAGGGGGAGAACCAAGGGTATTCCTTGACGGTATGAATGGGGTTTTTGCGGCCTGCACGAGAAAGGCATCTCAAAGTAACGTGATTTCATTTGTGAATCTTACTGATACACCGAGGCATTCGATAAAACTAAAGGAAATGTATCGGGATTGGTCCGGTGTGGTGCCTTCTGTCGATGAAGTTGAGCTTCCTTGCAGAAGCATCTGGATACAAAAGAGTAGATCCACAAAATAAAGAGTCCGTTGCCCGAACCTGTTCGTGAAGATTGAACAGTGCTTATTGCACTATCATCATTCATGCAATACTGTCTTCGGTAGCTGATTTCTGTTCCGGAGGTGAGGTTTCAATCCTCCTGTACTAGAATCCAGACGGTCAACGGTGGGATCTCGGCCGTGTTTTCGTATAAAGAAATGTTTCTTCCAGAAAGGTATTCGCAGAATTCTCCTTCGAATTCAGGGTTGAAAAAGGCATTTTCCCTTGAAGGGTTAATCACAACGATCACTTCGTCATAGTCCTTCCATCTCCTGAATGAGAAAACCGGTCCTTCAGCCGTCAATACTTCATATTCTCCATCTCTAATCGATTCATGAGCTCTTCTAAGATCAATAAGGGTTTTGTAGAAGTCGTAGATCTCCCAATTCCATTTCTCCTCATCCCAAAGCATGGGAGCCCTGTTTTCGGGATCCTTTCCGCCCTTCATTCCAACTTCATCTCCGTAGTAAATAACAGGGCTTCCGATGAAAGTCATCTGAATCGCCACTGCTATCTTCAGAAGATCAACCTGATTGAAGGCAAGGGTAAGAATTCTCTCGGTATCGTGGCTGTCTAGAATGTTCCATAGAGAATGCAGCATCTGAGGTGGATAAGCGTTCAGATACAGATTAGTCATGGCTGCGAACTTTGCAGCGGAGTTTCCCGCTCTGAATACATACTCGATCACAGCTTCCTTGAAAGGATAATTCATTGCCGAATCGAAGGTCTTACCCCTCAGAAGAGATCTTGCATCGCCCCAGAACTCTGCGACAAGAATCATGTCCTTCTCAAGGCTCTTTACGAGTGGTCTGAAAAAACCGCTCCAGAAGAGAGGGTCGACTTCTGTAGCGACATCGAGGCGCCAGCCACCAATTCCTTCAAAATCGTACTTGCGCACAAGTCTTTCCACGTAAGCCTGCCAGCCTTCGTTGAGGCTGTTTACCTTAGGCATGTATGCGTAGCCGTTCCATCCCACATATGTCATTGCCCTATCCTGGATCTTCCTTATTGGAAAGCGTTTGACAAAATACCAGTCCTTGTAGGGGGAAGTTTCCTCTCTTTCACGGAGATCTTTGAATGCGAAGAAGTCGTAGCCGGTATGATTAAAAACTCCATCGAGAATCAACTTGATACCAGAATCTTCTGCCAGTGAAATGAATTCCTCGAAAACATAGTCGTTGCCGAAATTATCATCGATCTTAAGGTAGTCTTCAGTATCGTACTTGTGGCTTGAAGGACTCTCGAAAATGGGATTCAGATAGATGGCCTCTACCCCCAGTTCAAGAATATGATCGAAGTGATCGATGATTCCTTTGAGGTCTCCGCCAAAAAAACCGTCACCCCCCAGGTTCGCATAGGCGGGGTCAACATCCCAGGACTGGGATCCGTTGGGGTCGTTACTGGGATCTCCGTTTGCGAATCTCTCGGGAAATATCTGATAGTAGAGCACTCCTTTAGACCATTCAGGTAGTTCGAAGTAGGAGATAGGAAGTCTCTCTTTGGAAAAACTGAAGAAAGCACGAGGCTCTCGACATAGTCCAAGAGAATCGAGGATGACTGAGTCCTTTCCTGTTCCAATCTTGAAGTAGTATTCAAGTATTTCGACCTCAATTCTTTCGCTTCGATAGAAGCTTTGGTTGCCGAAATCACGGAGATATTCGAGTGGGTACTCTTTGTCATCGATTACCAACTGCACTTCATAAGTTTCACCTGAGGGCAGTGAAACAGCGAAGTAAAACTCCTTTTCATTTACCGGGTTGAAATAATCCCTATTTCCAAAATCATGAATGACAGAATTCTGAAGCTCCCCGAAGTCCTCGACGAACAGAAGAAAAAGTCCGTTTTCAGTTTCGCTTTGATTGCCACGATCGCTTTCGGCTGTGAGAGTGGATTCTTCCGTAGAGAAATAGTAGTGATACATGCCCGGTTCAAGAGTCGTTTCGGTTCTCCACCAGTTGTTTTCTAGCCGCGACATTTCCAGCTCAGATGACTTCTCGAGAATTACTACCGTAGGCGTAGACTCCGATGTGGTAATGAATGAAACTCCATGAGTCATAACTATTGCCGAGATGAATATCAAGACCATCGTTCTCTTCATCATTTCAACTCCTCCTTGATTCTTCTCCTGGTCAATGCGTTCGCACCCCAAACTCCGAATAGAATGAGAGCTACTCCAAGAATCTGAATTGAACCAAACCTTTCGCCCCTGAAGACAACACCGGCCAGAAGAGACACAACAGTTGACAGGTAAACAAATACAGTTGAACGCGAAGCTTGGAGTTTGGACAACATGAAGTTTATAAGAAAGAAGGCTCCAACCGACGATAATGTACCGAGGTAAAGCGCAGCAATGGCGACACGAGGCTGAGCGATTCCACCGATGTATAGCAAAAACTCTCCTCTTGACAGGGACAGTATAACTGCAATCACGGTGAAAGAGATGAAACCCATCGTCATCATATGATATGTGATCTCCCATGATCTGAACTTCACCGAGGCTTTTCGGGAGAGAATGTTATAGAAGGCTGCCGAGATTGTGCTGCCTATTAAAATGACAGGCCCCAGGGGACTGCTTCCTGCGGAAATACCCTTTCCGGCGGTGATCAAGGTTATGCCAAACAGCGCAGTCAAGACCGAGATTATCTGTGGGGCGGCAAGTCTCTCTTTAAGGAATATCCTGGCGAAGATCAGGACGAAGATAGGAATTGTCGAAAGGAGAATTCCAGCTTCCGATGAAGTTGACAAAGAGACGCCAACATTTTCGAAGATGAAGTACATGACTGGTTGAACAAGACTGAGAAGAAGCAGGTCTTTGAAAACTGCTCTATAGGGTCTGATTCTGATGATACCAGACAATCTGAACAATGAAATAGTCAGAAAGGCAACGGAGAACCTGTACGAAAGAAAGTACATGGGATTTGTGTATTCAAGAGCGTTCTTCGTAAATAGAAAGGAAAGACCAAAGATAACTGAAGAACCGATTCCTGCAAAATATGCCAAGAGCCTATCTCTTTCTATCTCTGCCATAAAGCACCTCAACCAATAATAGCACTGCGATGAAGTAACCGGCAACCTTAGGGCTTTGTCGCCTTTGCATAGTCTATAATAGTAGTGATCTCCTTTCAAGAAGGCGGTGTTGTTTTGTTCAGAAGGTATATGCTGGTCTTTGTTCTGCTGATTTCAATAATTGTCAGTGGATACTCATTCAGAGATTTGGACTGGTTGAAGCATGAATCAGAGCACTTTGTTTATATATACCACGACGAAGTGGCAGGCTCTGTTTCCCAAATTGAAGAGATTGCAGAAAACGCCTTCCTTGGCTTGAGCGAGCTGCTCGGAAACCCTTTCAGAGACAAGATCTCCATATTGATTGGAGGCTACGAGGATCGATCAAACGGTCTGGCAAATCCAATCATGGAATCAATCTACATAATGACGATCGGTCTCGACTATCCCTACAGAAATGACGGCTTCTGGTTGGAGGAAGTAATCACTCACGAACTTAGTCATCTATTTCAGATGACCGCAACAACTCCAGTGGGAAACTTTCTGAGGAATTATTTCTCAAGGCTTTACCTTCCTAACGCCCTTCAGCCCATGTGGTTCACCGAAGGCTTTGCCCAGCTAGGTAGCGAGCTTATTGGAGACCTTTATGAGTACGATTACAGACGCTTGCCTTTTCTTTGGGATCAACTTGACAAAGAAGATTCCTTTCTCGAGGAGACCGTTGTGTCTGGTTACAGCGGCATCGGGGGAGAGGCGTATTACAATTACGGCTATGCATTCCTGACATTCCTATATGAGACCTATGGCTTTGAAAGCATTCAGGAATTGGTCAAAATAAAGTCGGGGATTCTTGGATTCGCCGGAGTTGAAGTCGCTTTCAGAATGGTTTATGAAAAGAGTTATGAAGAATTGAAGGCAGAATTCATAGAGATTCAGACGCATAGATGGAAGGAAATTGAAGTCCCCACGATTAACAAATACTCTCAGAAAATCGAGGAATTTGTCAGTCACTTCAGACCAAAGAATTATTCAGGTGGATTGTACTATCTCGCTTACGATAGAGAGATGAGATGTTACTCGCTGTACAAGGAAGGAACCGAAATTCTCAATTCAACCATGGAGATTCTTGATTTCTCCGTTTTCGAAAATGAAATAGCACTTCTCGTTTTCGAAAGAGAAGTATCTGAGACAAGGCTATATTTCTTCAGAGAAGGAAAACTGGAAAGGACAAAACACGCCCATCTTCTGGGGATTGATTTTCTAGGTAAGGACCGCCTGGTTGTTCTGAAGAATAACTTTGGAATTCCTTCAGTGGAGATTCTTTCTCTAAGAAATGAAAGGATCACACCGATCTTCGAATCTTCTGCCGGTGCTGAAATGCAGATTGACAACCTCAGAGCTTCTCTTGAAGGAACTCTGGTCGCATTCAGGGTAAATATTCTTGGAAGTAAGTATTTGGCGCTTTATTCTTCAATTGACGAGAATCTAAACCTCTTTGAGGTAACTAAGGATTTTTCAATCGGCAGCTGGACGGCTAATGGGTTTCTTATTTCCATTCAAAACGGCGTCGGCAGCGGCATTTATCTCCTGACACCAGGAGGAAAGATGTCCGGACAGGCCTCCTTTGCCAGGTACGTCAGGGAGCCCGCCAGAATTAGAGATGGATTTGTTGCCGCGGGTCAGTTTCATGGCAACAAACTGCTCCAGGCCTCAGATACTAAGCCTGCCGACTTTGAACTGGATGCAGTCGAGATTGATTTTCACTCTGCTGAACCCGTAGAGGGGACTAAGTATGATGGTTTTGCAAACTGGAAGTTCATTTCACCGATCCCATACAAAGGATTATCGGTCCTTTTCACCGACCTGACGTTTCACAACAAACTCATTGCAGGAGGTTCATTTAATTTCGAAACGATGCAACCGGGTCTTCACATAGAACTCCTCAGTGAAGATTACGCGCCAGTCGATTTTGCTCTTTCAGTTGCATTTTCGGATCTTAGGCCACAAGCTTCTTTGGATGCCTACAGACAGTACAGAATAAACCCGAAACTTTCATTCGGCTGGAGGGCCAGATTTGAATACCCTCTGCGAGTCTCTGGATCGGTCAATGCGATTCTTCAAGATTCTTCAGCTCTTTATGGTGGTCAAGCTTCGCTAGAGACTCTAATCAATATTAGAGATACTCAGACAGCGACATCGAATCTCGTCGATGTAGGTATAAACGTTGATTTTGACTGGAAGAGAGGCGGATTCACCATCGATTCTACTATCTTCTCAAGAGTAACCTTCGGTGCTGATCCTTCTGTTGTGCCGGTCGAAATGTGGGACTTCAGAGATACTTCAAATATTGTTGTCGGGCTATCAGTTTCTTCGGATTACGCTGTTTCTAGGAGAGGAATCAATCTCTTGAATCTCGTCCATCTTTCAGAAGAAGGGATAGGGGCGAAAATTGACCTGCTGATTGGAAGCCGTTTTTCCTGGAGATTGGCATTGTACAAATTCGAGACTGCCTATCTTTACGCAGCATACCCGATAGACATCAGAATGGGAGTCATGCTCCAGAACATGAAGCCCCTTCCATACTTTGAATTCAGACTACTCTACTAGAATATCGCAACCCTCGGGAGAATCGCAGATTTCTGCTTCATGAAGCCCCGATTCATTATATATTTCAAACGACAAGACTCTCTCCTTACACATAAAGGTTCCTTTCTGAGGTCGGATCTCGATCTTGATTCCATAATGTGTGTTGGTTACAACTAGCTTTTTGATTGAGTATTCACCAGTTTTATAGGCGTAAGTGAAGCCATCGTCCTCGTATAGATCGAATTCGGCTCGTTCTTTCACAAAGCCAGTGATATGAAGGTCTCCCCAGGAGCCACTCTCTGTGTACTGTGAACTGGCTGTAGTAACTAGTAGGGTGTCCCGCCTCTGAAAGTGAGGAACCGTGTTCAAAGGAGCGTTCACCCAAATGTGGCCGCCTTCGATAACACTCTTACTGTTGAGATCAAGCCACTCTCCTTCCGGTAGGTACACATGTCTTCCCTCTGAATTCCTTTGATAGACGGGTGCTACCATTATAGCTGAACCCAACATAAACTGGTCATCGGCGTAGTAAGTCTCCCTGTCTTGGGGCCAGACTAATGAGAGAGGTCTTATCATAGTGGTCTCACCATCTACTGATTGCTTGTGAATCGAGTAAAGGTATGGAAGTAATGAATATCGGAGATCGATAGCCTTCTTGACAAGCCTTTCCACTTCTTCATCGAAGGCCCAGGGTTCCTGTCTTCTAGTGCCAATGGCGCTGTGATTTCTGAAAAAGGGAAGAAATGCCCCGAACTGTGTCCAGCGGACAAGCAACTCTCCGCTGCAATCACCTCCGAAGCCCCCCACATCACAACCGGTGAAGCTCACCCCGGCCAGCGAAATAGATTGCACCAGCCTTATTTCACTCAGAAGGTGCTCCCACTGGCTATCATTGTCTCCGGTCCACAGGATGGCGTATCGTTGAATTCCGGGGTAAGATGACCTTGTAATGTTGAACGGTCTTCTTCCAGGATCGTATCTCCTAATACCTTCATAGGCGGCTCTAGCCATATTG
The nucleotide sequence above comes from Mesotoga sp. BH458_6_3_2_1. Encoded proteins:
- a CDS encoding PLP-dependent aspartate aminotransferase family protein, which encodes MSGFNTRAVHIGEERKIFDAVSTPIFQTSNFVVDDEKYASENSETFYTRVGNPSIGVVERKLSDLFGGAGGIFFSSGMGAITTIFLTFLRSGMNLVISRNIYGGTQSLLGDLPDMGVEIRRFDQSQLEGLESLVDDNTGIVYVESMTNPNLILSDIQRISHITSRSRALLAVDNTFLSPYNFRPLEYGADIDVQSLSKYVNGHSDVIAGFAAFRNRELETRARKKMIKLGTNGAPFEAFLVCRGVKTLGLRMELHNNNAKEIALFLSKSPKVSLVSHPSLKSAVPNCFADCKGFGGVVYLEVKDLKTAKEFIRKSELFLEATSLAGVESLATIPVLTSHSSFTSEQLCEVGLSEGGVRLSVGIENIEDLLADLDSVLKEI
- a CDS encoding glycoside hydrolase family 36 protein — translated: MLKIRVESIKELILAGGREFKIEKEDLSVDYAFSSLPDSSAVLVQVTIRNVSDTPLRVGKVDLIEIQDVSEPVYYNNWQSWFPFKAYWEQPLVEPLVQFADSQGISLLAATPIPEILREGFRPSDYFIATDELLVGFVSNEFSHQYFLWNDESSSIKGVADLFGTRLLPGESIELETMAIYGSNTLWEMLEEYADLINKKNSVEFREFEGIGWCSWYHYFTEITFEELSKNVRLLAEIRKREKIDYRLVQLDDGYQEDIGDWLQTNSKFPELKEIASEIKREGFMAGLWIAPFSASETSRLFNEHRNWFVRNDDESPKVAYRNWGKRIFALDSTNPEALTYLKNLIKSIRDSGFDYLKIDFLFAGAIPGRRFDESVSPVEAYRTGMRMIRDAAGEDCFILGCGAPLLPSVGFVDGMRIGSDTAPHWNGEPMDIGVPSARFCLRNAYTRSFMHRRLWLNDPDTIILRDCDLTEDEKRIFALSVGLLDGMMLNSDDMARVDKNGIELLREAISLRGGEPRVFLDGMNGVFAACTRKASQSNVISFVNLTDTPRHSIKLKEMYRDWSGVVPSVDEVELPCRSIWIQKSRSTK
- a CDS encoding glycoside hydrolase family 13 protein; its protein translation is MKRTMVLIFISAIVMTHGVSFITTSESTPTVVILEKSSELEMSRLENNWWRTETTLEPGMYHYYFSTEESTLTAESDRGNQSETENGLFLLFVEDFGELQNSVIHDFGNRDYFNPVNEKEFYFAVSLPSGETYEVQLVIDDKEYPLEYLRDFGNQSFYRSERIEVEILEYYFKIGTGKDSVILDSLGLCREPRAFFSFSKERLPISYFELPEWSKGVLYYQIFPERFANGDPSNDPNGSQSWDVDPAYANLGGDGFFGGDLKGIIDHFDHILELGVEAIYLNPIFESPSSHKYDTEDYLKIDDNFGNDYVFEEFISLAEDSGIKLILDGVFNHTGYDFFAFKDLREREETSPYKDWYFVKRFPIRKIQDRAMTYVGWNGYAYMPKVNSLNEGWQAYVERLVRKYDFEGIGGWRLDVATEVDPLFWSGFFRPLVKSLEKDMILVAEFWGDARSLLRGKTFDSAMNYPFKEAVIEYVFRAGNSAAKFAAMTNLYLNAYPPQMLHSLWNILDSHDTERILTLAFNQVDLLKIAVAIQMTFIGSPVIYYGDEVGMKGGKDPENRAPMLWDEEKWNWEIYDFYKTLIDLRRAHESIRDGEYEVLTAEGPVFSFRRWKDYDEVIVVINPSRENAFFNPEFEGEFCEYLSGRNISLYENTAEIPPLTVWILVQED
- a CDS encoding DMT family transporter, which translates into the protein MAEIERDRLLAYFAGIGSSVIFGLSFLFTKNALEYTNPMYFLSYRFSVAFLTISLFRLSGIIRIRPYRAVFKDLLLLSLVQPVMYFIFENVGVSLSTSSEAGILLSTIPIFVLIFARIFLKERLAAPQIISVLTALFGITLITAGKGISAGSSPLGPVILIGSTISAAFYNILSRKASVKFRSWEITYHMMTMGFISFTVIAVILSLSRGEFLLYIGGIAQPRVAIAALYLGTLSSVGAFFLINFMLSKLQASRSTVFVYLSTVVSLLAGVVFRGERFGSIQILGVALILFGVWGANALTRRRIKEELK